In Capillimicrobium parvum, a genomic segment contains:
- a CDS encoding transposase, giving the protein MPLLVEGVAQTGVMSGGVGTISGMAQNFLSCDREQELLLPPSLREWLPEEHLAWFVLDAVAEMDLAAFYAGYRDDGWGRAAHDPAMMVALFVYAYAIGVRSARAIEQRCHDDVAFRVITANRVPDHATIARFRVRHEAAIAGLFGEVLALCARSDLVKVGVVAVDGTKIAAAATHHATRTYEQIAREILEEAARIDAAEDELFGEARGDELPEGLRTSGDRRKVLREAKQALEAERAAQAKKIPRDRAERLVECRRRLRQDWELERHVVSEHAAWHAAGIASDGSRRMTGARHNIKPYPLPAEPAGKINVTDPDSRNLKTTRGWVQGYNAQGVVGEGQIVLAAEISIESLDTASLQPMVETTLHELAGAGVSETPGVVLADAGYWKNDAIDAIVAQGMQVLVAPDADRRKEPRPGRRGGLYDFTRRVLATDFGKQLYLRRQGIVEPVFGQIKSNRGARQFSRRGRSAVRSEWRLLTATHNLLKLHQHHLAAA; this is encoded by the coding sequence GTGCCGCTTCTCGTCGAGGGTGTCGCACAAACCGGGGTGATGTCCGGTGGCGTCGGGACGATTTCGGGCATGGCGCAGAACTTCTTGTCGTGCGATCGCGAGCAGGAGTTGTTGCTACCGCCGAGCCTGCGTGAGTGGTTGCCGGAGGAGCACCTTGCGTGGTTCGTTCTCGACGCGGTGGCAGAGATGGACCTGGCGGCGTTCTACGCGGGCTATCGCGACGACGGGTGGGGCCGGGCGGCGCATGACCCGGCGATGATGGTGGCGTTGTTCGTCTACGCCTACGCGATCGGGGTTCGGTCGGCGCGGGCGATCGAGCAGCGCTGCCACGATGACGTTGCGTTTCGCGTGATCACGGCCAATCGGGTACCCGATCACGCGACCATCGCCAGGTTCCGTGTCCGGCACGAGGCGGCAATCGCCGGTTTGTTCGGTGAGGTGTTGGCGCTGTGCGCGCGCAGCGACCTGGTCAAGGTCGGCGTCGTTGCCGTCGATGGCACGAAGATCGCGGCGGCGGCCACGCATCACGCGACGCGCACCTACGAGCAGATCGCCCGCGAGATCCTCGAGGAGGCGGCGCGCATCGACGCGGCCGAAGACGAACTGTTCGGCGAGGCGCGCGGTGACGAGTTGCCGGAGGGCTTGCGCACCAGCGGCGACCGGCGCAAGGTGTTGCGCGAGGCCAAGCAGGCGCTGGAGGCCGAGCGCGCAGCGCAGGCCAAGAAGATCCCCCGCGACCGCGCCGAGCGGCTGGTCGAGTGCCGGCGCCGGCTGCGCCAGGACTGGGAGCTCGAGCGTCACGTCGTCTCAGAGCACGCGGCGTGGCATGCGGCCGGCATCGCCAGCGACGGCTCGCGGCGGATGACCGGGGCGCGCCACAACATCAAGCCTTATCCGCTCCCTGCCGAGCCGGCGGGCAAGATCAACGTCACCGACCCCGACTCGCGCAATCTCAAGACGACGCGCGGGTGGGTGCAGGGTTACAACGCCCAAGGCGTCGTCGGCGAAGGCCAGATCGTGCTCGCGGCCGAGATCAGCATCGAGTCACTCGACACCGCCAGCCTGCAGCCGATGGTCGAGACCACGCTGCACGAGCTGGCTGGCGCCGGGGTCAGCGAGACGCCCGGGGTGGTGTTGGCCGACGCCGGCTATTGGAAGAACGACGCGATCGACGCCATCGTCGCCCAGGGCATGCAGGTCCTCGTCGCCCCGGACGCCGATCGTCGCAAAGAGCCCCGCCCCGGACGGCGCGGCGGTCTCTATGACTTCACCCGCCGCGTCCTGGCGACCGACTTCGGCAAACAGCTCTACCTCAGACGCCAAGGCATCGTCGAACCCGTCTTCGGACAGATCAAAAGCAACCGCGGCGC
- a CDS encoding DEAD/DEAH box helicase, with amino-acid sequence MCDECVRYERDSPNIMSDESEQTEANERTFELPKCWSSELTVDRNAARQLLLDTRTARIVGDARSGLRAAIDDGTEFRLRRSAAGLGLGERALRISKAAQADLNLLLAHDEHRRWIGDLAADPPATVRGSWADAFDYAMEDRTAGRIGLRRPQAGAVHSVLGHWTTGSVEPATVVMPTGTGKTETMLALLVAAQIERLLVVVPSDALRDQIAAKFEQFGVLQQAGIISESAQRPVVGRLAHGFTSTSNAAEWAEACNVIVTTPPALAAASAEAAKQLVERCTTLFVDEAHHVAAPTWRQIRDMFSSRRVVQFTATPYREDGRRLGGRIVYEFPLREAQSDGYFSAIDYTSVIDFGEPDRAIAERAVARLRRDLAAGLDHLLMARVTRIGRAREIRDLYDEIAPDLGPVALHSTLSGKARRDGLDAMRSRASRIVVCVNMLGEGFDLPSLKVAAVHDAHRSLGITLQFVGRFARTADADIGEASVFVARPDSGYDPALRKLYSEDADWNAVIRDLSETAVGSERDLDEFEEAFGTLPDEVPIRTLEPKMSAVVYRTRCAGWSPEALPDLVGVENLVTDPIAINEEDHVTWFVVERREPVQWADLDDMVEITYDLFVLYWDRQRQLLYVNSSDKGSTHDDLARAISAGTAELIKGEAAYRVMARVNRLVPTNVGVLDVRSRSRRFSMHVGADVIAGFTEAEAQTKAKTNIFAFGFEEGVRVSLGASLKGRVWSYRAAPTLKHWVDWCDHVGPKMADDGISIDEVMRGFIRPKTLDTRPELVPLAIELWEPLLSTSEETRVQTGDSDAPLVDLELRIVDHSTTGPIVFTAAADDVSALYELDITEGAITYRAREAELQVFSRRAGARPLSDYLRRTDPLLLFEQDAVVVSPGILLQPDREIAPFDLTRLGAIDWDGVDIRKESQGPERDPTSVQHRTAMELMSEAEWELVIDDDGTGEIADLVLIRRDDESLTITLVHCKFSSQDEPGARVADLYELCGQAQKSAKWRHHSALLFRHLLRRERNRNKKHGRSGILLGSGETLYRLEEAAPVLRPEISVVVAQPGLSKASASPAVAQLLASTELYLRETASAAFRVLCSA; translated from the coding sequence GTGTGCGACGAATGCGTCCGCTACGAACGCGATTCTCCGAACATCATGTCCGATGAGTCTGAGCAGACAGAGGCGAACGAGCGAACATTCGAACTGCCGAAGTGCTGGTCGTCAGAGCTCACGGTCGATCGGAACGCGGCCCGCCAACTCCTCCTAGACACGAGAACGGCGCGAATCGTGGGCGACGCTCGCAGCGGCCTGCGCGCGGCTATCGACGACGGCACGGAGTTCCGGCTGCGCCGTTCTGCCGCGGGGCTTGGGCTCGGCGAGCGTGCGCTCCGGATCTCGAAGGCTGCGCAAGCAGATCTCAACCTGCTGCTCGCTCACGACGAGCATCGTCGGTGGATCGGAGACCTCGCCGCGGACCCGCCGGCGACAGTTCGTGGCTCCTGGGCTGACGCGTTCGACTACGCGATGGAAGATCGGACGGCCGGTCGCATCGGGCTACGTCGACCGCAGGCGGGCGCAGTGCATTCAGTCCTTGGCCATTGGACCACGGGCTCCGTCGAGCCGGCCACCGTCGTCATGCCGACCGGCACGGGCAAGACCGAGACGATGCTCGCCCTCCTTGTGGCGGCACAGATCGAGCGCTTGTTGGTGGTGGTTCCGTCCGATGCGCTGCGCGACCAGATCGCCGCGAAGTTCGAACAGTTCGGGGTGCTCCAGCAGGCAGGGATCATCAGCGAGAGCGCCCAGCGCCCGGTCGTGGGCCGTCTCGCCCACGGCTTTACGTCGACGTCCAACGCGGCGGAGTGGGCCGAGGCGTGCAACGTGATCGTCACGACGCCGCCGGCGCTTGCGGCGGCCTCGGCTGAGGCGGCGAAGCAGCTCGTCGAGCGCTGTACCACTCTCTTCGTCGACGAGGCTCACCATGTCGCCGCACCGACGTGGCGCCAGATCCGCGACATGTTCTCCAGCCGCCGAGTGGTCCAGTTCACGGCCACGCCGTACCGCGAGGACGGTCGACGGCTTGGGGGCCGGATCGTCTACGAGTTCCCGCTCCGAGAGGCTCAAAGCGATGGCTACTTCTCGGCTATCGACTACACGTCCGTGATCGACTTCGGAGAACCGGACCGAGCGATCGCCGAACGCGCAGTGGCGCGATTGCGGCGCGACTTGGCGGCTGGCCTGGACCATCTCTTGATGGCTCGAGTGACGCGGATCGGCCGAGCCCGCGAGATCCGCGACCTCTATGACGAGATCGCGCCGGACCTCGGACCCGTCGCTCTGCACAGCACTCTCTCGGGCAAGGCGCGGCGCGACGGGCTCGATGCGATGCGGTCGCGCGCAAGCCGGATAGTCGTGTGCGTGAACATGTTGGGAGAGGGCTTTGACCTCCCGTCGCTCAAGGTGGCGGCAGTACACGATGCCCACAGGAGTCTCGGAATCACATTGCAGTTCGTCGGCCGCTTCGCGCGAACGGCGGATGCAGACATCGGGGAGGCTTCTGTCTTCGTCGCCCGTCCCGACAGTGGCTACGACCCGGCGCTCCGAAAGCTGTATTCCGAAGACGCAGATTGGAACGCCGTCATCCGCGATCTGTCCGAGACGGCCGTAGGTAGCGAGCGGGATCTCGACGAGTTCGAGGAAGCCTTCGGGACTCTCCCGGACGAGGTTCCCATCCGGACGCTGGAGCCGAAGATGAGCGCCGTGGTCTATCGCACTCGGTGTGCCGGTTGGTCACCCGAGGCCCTCCCGGACCTCGTCGGTGTCGAGAACCTCGTGACGGACCCGATCGCCATCAATGAGGAAGACCACGTCACTTGGTTTGTTGTCGAGCGCCGCGAACCCGTGCAGTGGGCGGACCTGGACGACATGGTTGAGATCACCTACGACCTCTTCGTCCTCTACTGGGACCGTCAGCGGCAACTGCTCTACGTCAACTCCTCCGACAAGGGATCAACGCACGACGATCTCGCTCGGGCGATCAGCGCGGGCACCGCGGAGCTGATCAAGGGTGAGGCGGCCTACCGCGTGATGGCGCGGGTGAACCGGCTAGTTCCAACGAACGTCGGCGTCCTAGACGTCCGCAGCCGAAGTCGACGATTCTCGATGCACGTCGGCGCTGACGTGATCGCGGGGTTCACCGAAGCTGAAGCGCAAACGAAGGCGAAGACCAACATCTTCGCGTTCGGGTTCGAGGAGGGCGTCCGCGTGAGTCTGGGCGCGTCTTTGAAGGGGCGAGTGTGGAGCTATCGGGCCGCGCCGACGTTGAAGCACTGGGTCGACTGGTGCGATCACGTCGGACCGAAGATGGCAGACGATGGAATCTCCATCGATGAGGTCATGCGCGGCTTCATTCGCCCGAAGACGCTTGACACGCGACCGGAACTCGTCCCGCTGGCGATCGAGTTGTGGGAGCCCCTCCTGAGCACGAGTGAGGAGACTCGCGTTCAGACAGGGGATTCGGACGCTCCGCTTGTCGATCTCGAGCTTCGCATCGTCGACCACTCGACGACCGGGCCGATCGTGTTCACCGCGGCTGCCGACGACGTAAGCGCGCTGTACGAACTCGACATCACCGAGGGGGCGATCACGTACCGGGCGCGCGAGGCCGAGCTTCAGGTCTTCTCTCGGCGTGCGGGGGCGCGGCCCCTAAGTGACTACCTGCGTCGTACTGATCCTCTGCTGCTATTCGAGCAGGATGCTGTTGTTGTCTCGCCAGGGATTCTCTTGCAGCCTGATCGCGAGATCGCTCCATTTGATCTCACGCGACTCGGCGCAATCGATTGGGACGGTGTCGATATTCGCAAGGAATCGCAAGGTCCCGAACGCGACCCGACGTCAGTCCAACATCGCACGGCGATGGAACTGATGTCAGAAGCCGAATGGGAGCTCGTCATCGACGATGATGGGACCGGAGAGATTGCGGATCTTGTCCTAATACGGCGAGACGACGAGAGCCTCACGATCACGCTTGTCCACTGCAAGTTCAGCTCTCAGGATGAGCCAGGAGCACGTGTTGCCGACCTCTACGAGCTATGCGGTCAGGCTCAGAAGTCAGCAAAGTGGCGTCACCACAGCGCGCTGCTGTTCCGACACCTCCTTCGTCGCGAGCGCAATCGCAACAAAAAGCACGGGCGTTCGGGAATCCTGCTCGGCAGCGGGGAGACGCTCTATCGGCTTGAAGAGGCCGCACCCGTCCTGCGCCCCGAGATCTCGGTCGTGGTCGCGCAGCCAGGTCTGTCGAAGGCAAGCGCCTCCCCAGCCGTGGCGCAGTTGCTGGCGTCGACCGAGCTCTACCTGCGCGAGACGGCGAGCGCAGCGTTCCGAGTGCTTTGTAGCGCCTAG
- a CDS encoding DUF4041 domain-containing protein encodes MAVPARVADTAVTADADAAKTSDRRIPLFGARARARELHSEVDGLRAQLDRLGALEVADLERRKHELEEEIAAQRTRLDQERVAAAASLERQATEAQERMRRDAAAQFEEHARLTAQLRELRQQVVVTEEAAILQEVGVYEYRHPLSDSVAYASELKRLRDLIKAMNRKDGGAVVGSTSWTVNGSAPQGRVMVRDFSKLMLRAYNAEADNLVRDLKPYKLASSIDRLTKVATTIVRLGSTMGIRITDQYHGVRIRELEITADYLEKLAEEKEREREEKERLREERRVQQEMERERARLEKERQHYLSALEALLANGDHEAAERLRADLADVERAIEDVDYRAANIRAGYVYVISNVGAFGDRMVKIGLTRRLDPLDRVRELGDASVPFRFDVHALFFSKDAVGIETALHERLADRRVNRVNQRREFFYATPAEVKEHLLEVAGEIIQYDEQPEALEYHQSTRLGAR; translated from the coding sequence ATGGCAGTGCCCGCGCGAGTCGCGGACACGGCAGTGACAGCGGATGCAGATGCTGCAAAGACCAGCGATCGACGAATTCCGCTGTTCGGTGCTCGGGCGCGGGCGAGAGAACTTCACAGCGAAGTTGACGGACTACGAGCGCAACTGGATCGCCTCGGGGCGCTCGAGGTGGCCGATCTCGAGCGCCGCAAACACGAGCTCGAAGAAGAGATCGCCGCGCAGCGGACGCGTTTGGACCAAGAACGTGTCGCCGCTGCAGCCAGCTTGGAACGCCAGGCCACCGAGGCTCAGGAGCGCATGCGGAGGGATGCGGCGGCGCAATTCGAGGAGCACGCCAGGCTGACCGCGCAACTTCGAGAGCTGCGCCAACAGGTCGTCGTCACGGAGGAAGCCGCGATCTTGCAGGAGGTGGGCGTCTACGAGTACCGCCACCCGCTGAGCGACTCGGTGGCGTACGCATCCGAGCTCAAACGACTACGCGACCTCATCAAGGCGATGAACCGCAAGGACGGCGGAGCGGTGGTCGGGTCCACCAGCTGGACAGTCAACGGCTCCGCGCCCCAAGGCCGGGTCATGGTTCGCGACTTCTCGAAGCTCATGCTGCGGGCCTACAACGCCGAAGCCGACAACCTCGTCCGAGACCTGAAGCCCTACAAGCTGGCGTCCTCGATCGACCGCCTCACGAAAGTCGCGACGACGATCGTGCGGCTGGGCAGCACGATGGGGATCCGAATCACCGACCAGTACCACGGCGTGCGAATCCGAGAACTCGAGATCACTGCCGACTACCTCGAAAAGCTCGCCGAGGAGAAGGAACGCGAGCGTGAGGAGAAGGAGCGCCTGAGGGAGGAGCGTCGCGTTCAGCAGGAGATGGAGCGCGAGCGGGCGCGGCTTGAGAAGGAGAGACAGCACTACCTCAGCGCACTCGAGGCGCTGCTCGCCAACGGCGACCACGAGGCTGCCGAGCGTCTCCGCGCCGATCTGGCGGACGTTGAGCGCGCCATCGAGGACGTCGACTACCGAGCGGCCAACATCCGCGCGGGCTACGTCTACGTCATTTCGAATGTCGGTGCGTTCGGAGACCGCATGGTGAAGATCGGCCTAACACGGCGCTTGGACCCTCTCGACCGGGTCCGAGAGCTCGGAGATGCTTCTGTGCCATTCCGATTCGACGTGCACGCGCTGTTCTTCTCCAAGGACGCGGTAGGCATCGAGACGGCGCTGCACGAGCGGCTCGCCGATCGTCGCGTGAACCGGGTCAATCAGCGGCGCGAGTTCTTCTACGCAACGCCGGCGGAGGTCAAGGAGCATCTGCTCGAGGTCGCTGGCGAGATCATCCAGTACGACGAGCAGCCAGAGGCGCTGGAGTACCACCAGAGCACCAGACTCGGGGCACGATGA